One genomic window of Methanosphaera cuniculi includes the following:
- a CDS encoding flavodoxin family protein — protein sequence MQYLIINGSPRHQNTWKIVERAKNRLSDHEKEAQFWEVNLIDEDISQCIGCFNCFINGEDTCPHANKIQPIVEKMKKCDGLIITTPVYALNVSGLMKTFIDHLAYFYHRPYFFKKHAMIIVTTAGMGAKKVGKYMDETLESFGYNQRYKLCFINAYRPDGKLPYKTIDEIYKQTDKFYEDIMNKKLYSPSMKALYSYNVWRAMAYNNHVAKDTHYWKKHDMLNDEYCPQIPCNVVKKLPFKIFYKMMQGFLKQNTVKSEK from the coding sequence ATGCAATATCTTATAATAAATGGAAGTCCAAGACACCAAAACACATGGAAAATAGTAGAACGAGCAAAAAACAGATTATCAGATCATGAAAAGGAAGCACAATTTTGGGAAGTAAACCTAATTGATGAAGATATTTCACAATGTATTGGATGTTTTAACTGCTTTATAAATGGAGAAGATACATGTCCACATGCAAATAAAATACAACCAATAGTAGAAAAGATGAAAAAATGTGATGGACTTATAATAACAACACCTGTATATGCACTTAATGTATCAGGACTTATGAAAACATTCATAGATCATCTTGCATACTTTTATCATAGACCCTACTTTTTTAAAAAACATGCAATGATAATAGTTACAACAGCAGGTATGGGAGCAAAAAAAGTGGGAAAATATATGGATGAAACATTAGAAAGCTTTGGATATAATCAGAGATACAAGTTATGCTTCATAAATGCATATAGACCAGATGGAAAACTACCATATAAAACAATAGATGAAATATATAAACAAACTGATAAATTCTATGAAGATATTATGAATAAGAAACTTTATTCACCATCAATGAAAGCATTATATTCATACAATGTATGGAGAGCAATGGCATATAATAATCATGTTGCTAAAGATACACACTACTGGAAAAAACATGATATGTTAAATGATGAATATTGTCCACAAATACCATGTAATGTAGTTAAAAAGCTTCCATTTAAGATATTTTACAAGATGATGCAAGGTTTTCTTAAACAAAATACAGTAAAATCAGAAAAATAG
- the ileS gene encoding isoleucine--tRNA ligase, producing the protein MPINEVEQGYNSKLEKDIQEFWNKNEIFQKVNKLRENRPKYSFLDGPPYCSGRIHLGTAWNKTIKDAFLRYKSMNGYSLRRQAGWDTHGLPIEHKVEQLLDIKSKQEIEEKYGIDKFVEKCKEFAVQNKEDMTKQFKEMGIWMDWDDPYVTYDNGYMESCWWTLKEADKKDLLVEDKRVITWCPHCQTALANAEIEYGDQIDPSIYVKFKLEEQPYSDADTYILIWTTTPWTIPANMAVSVHPDYEYSYVKVYNDETGKDEILIMASELVDSVLGDVEKTIIKTVKGSELENLVYEHPLADKIPEQQEFIHKVILGDHVTLEDGTGAVHTAPGHGPEDYEVGMKNNIPPFCPVGEDGVYTEQAGIYEGKPIKEANPEITHDLLHAGALMHEGTIDHRVGFCWRCKTPIIYIATRQWFIKVTEIKDQMLKQIDEVEWVPEWAGESRFKNWVENARDWTISRQRYWGIPLPIWTCDECGEKIVIGSKAELIEKSGDITLTGDFIHRPHVDNITIECENCGHTMHRVEDVLDVWIDSGVAGWAALHYPQDPSENFEEWFPYDFITEGHDQTRGWFYSQLGLGVAAFGKAPYKKVLMHGFTLDQEGKKMSKSLGNVVSPEEVIEKYGADILRFYLLDANKAWDDLKFHWDEVQNSAKLFNILWNVYYFSTTYMSLDNFNPTLYNKEDLHFRDEDLWIRSKINSLIKNVGLDLEDLEFNRATAKISEFILEDLSRWYVRLIRGRTWVESDDPDKLGAYYTLYNTLKDLTCVLAPIAPHIAEEIYQNIVREVEEDAPESVHMLDWTYDEDEIDLDLEENMNYIRDILEAAAHARDVARFKLRWPVQNITIVTEDMKVKDAIESLEEIFLEQANTKQITIEEQLDNAIIIAKPNMAILGPKLRGDLGRVKQYFERDDVDGSEIQQDLEANGTYTIHFDDKDITLETDEILFEKEVPENLVSCEFNQGSVYVNTELTDEIYSEAMARELIRRIQDMRKDMDLNVEANIDVKLKCSDKFQKAVEPHIDYISNEVRAQTLEFGDVEFDGYMKDWKIEDEELKISITE; encoded by the coding sequence ATGCCGATAAATGAGGTAGAACAAGGATATAATAGTAAACTTGAAAAAGATATCCAAGAATTCTGGAATAAAAATGAAATATTCCAAAAAGTCAACAAACTACGAGAAAACCGTCCAAAATACTCATTTTTAGACGGACCACCATACTGTAGTGGAAGAATACACCTAGGAACAGCATGGAATAAAACAATAAAAGATGCATTCCTAAGATACAAAAGTATGAACGGCTACAGCTTAAGACGTCAAGCAGGATGGGATACACATGGTCTTCCAATAGAACATAAAGTAGAACAACTTCTAGACATAAAAAGCAAACAAGAAATTGAAGAAAAATATGGAATAGACAAGTTTGTTGAAAAATGTAAAGAATTCGCAGTCCAAAACAAAGAAGATATGACAAAACAATTCAAAGAAATGGGAATCTGGATGGACTGGGATGACCCATATGTAACATATGATAATGGATATATGGAATCATGTTGGTGGACACTAAAAGAAGCTGATAAAAAAGACCTGCTAGTTGAAGATAAACGTGTAATTACATGGTGTCCTCACTGTCAAACAGCACTTGCAAATGCAGAAATTGAATACGGAGATCAAATAGATCCATCAATCTATGTTAAATTTAAACTAGAAGAACAACCATACTCAGATGCTGATACATACATACTTATCTGGACAACAACACCATGGACAATACCAGCAAACATGGCAGTAAGTGTACATCCAGACTATGAATACAGTTACGTAAAAGTATATAATGATGAAACTGGTAAAGATGAAATATTAATCATGGCATCAGAACTTGTTGATAGTGTACTTGGTGATGTTGAAAAAACAATCATAAAAACTGTGAAAGGATCTGAACTTGAAAACCTAGTATATGAACATCCACTAGCTGATAAAATACCAGAACAACAAGAATTCATACACAAAGTAATACTTGGTGATCATGTAACATTAGAAGATGGTACAGGAGCTGTACATACAGCACCAGGACATGGACCTGAAGATTACGAAGTAGGAATGAAAAATAACATACCACCATTTTGTCCAGTAGGAGAAGATGGAGTATACACCGAACAAGCAGGTATCTATGAAGGAAAACCAATAAAAGAAGCAAATCCTGAAATAACACATGATCTACTACATGCAGGAGCATTAATGCATGAAGGTACAATAGATCACAGAGTAGGATTCTGTTGGAGATGTAAAACACCAATTATATACATAGCAACACGTCAATGGTTCATCAAAGTAACAGAAATTAAAGATCAAATGCTTAAACAAATTGATGAAGTAGAATGGGTACCAGAATGGGCTGGTGAAAGCAGATTTAAAAACTGGGTAGAAAATGCACGAGACTGGACAATATCCAGACAAAGATACTGGGGAATACCACTACCAATCTGGACATGTGATGAATGTGGAGAAAAAATAGTAATAGGATCAAAAGCAGAACTCATCGAAAAATCCGGCGACATAACACTAACAGGTGACTTCATACACAGACCACATGTTGATAACATTACTATTGAATGTGAAAACTGTGGACATACAATGCATCGTGTAGAAGATGTTCTTGATGTATGGATAGACTCAGGAGTAGCAGGATGGGCAGCACTACACTACCCACAAGATCCATCAGAAAACTTTGAAGAATGGTTCCCATATGACTTCATAACAGAAGGACACGACCAAACACGTGGATGGTTCTACTCACAACTAGGACTAGGAGTTGCAGCATTCGGAAAAGCACCATACAAAAAAGTACTAATGCATGGATTTACATTAGATCAAGAAGGTAAAAAGATGAGTAAATCCCTAGGAAATGTTGTATCACCTGAAGAAGTAATAGAAAAATATGGAGCTGACATTCTACGTTTCTACTTACTTGATGCAAACAAAGCATGGGATGATCTAAAATTCCACTGGGATGAAGTACAAAACTCAGCAAAACTATTTAATATACTATGGAATGTATATTACTTCTCAACAACATATATGAGTCTTGACAACTTTAATCCTACACTTTATAACAAAGAAGATTTACACTTCCGTGATGAAGATCTTTGGATAAGATCAAAAATTAACTCATTAATTAAAAATGTAGGATTAGACCTTGAAGATCTAGAATTTAACCGTGCAACAGCAAAAATATCAGAATTCATACTAGAAGATCTAAGTCGATGGTATGTAAGATTAATACGTGGAAGAACATGGGTAGAAAGTGATGATCCAGACAAGTTAGGTGCATACTATACACTATATAACACACTAAAAGACTTAACTTGTGTTCTTGCACCAATAGCACCACATATAGCAGAAGAAATCTACCAAAACATTGTAAGAGAAGTAGAAGAAGATGCACCTGAAAGTGTACACATGCTTGACTGGACATATGATGAAGATGAAATAGATCTTGATCTTGAAGAAAACATGAATTACATACGTGACATATTAGAAGCTGCAGCACATGCACGTGATGTAGCAAGATTCAAACTAAGATGGCCTGTACAAAACATTACAATTGTAACAGAGGATATGAAAGTAAAAGATGCAATTGAATCACTTGAAGAAATCTTCCTAGAACAAGCAAACACCAAACAAATCACAATCGAAGAACAACTAGATAATGCAATAATCATAGCAAAACCAAACATGGCAATACTAGGACCAAAACTCAGAGGAGACCTAGGACGTGTAAAACAATACTTCGAACGTGATGATGTAGATGGATCAGAAATACAACAAGACCTAGAAGCTAATGGAACATACACAATACACTTTGATGATAAAGACATAACACTAGAAACTGATGAAATACTCTTTGAAAAAGAAGTACCAGAAAATCTTGTAAGCTGTGAATTTAACCAAGGAAGTGTATATGTAAATACAGAACTTACAGATGAAATATACTCAGAAGCAATGGCACGAGAATTAATACGTCGTATCCAAGATATGAGAAAAGACATGGACTTAAATGTAGAAGCAAACATCGATGTAAAACTCAAATGTAGTGACAAATTCCAAAAAGCAGTAGAACCACACATTGACTACATATCAAATGAAGTACGTGCACAAACACTAGAATTTGGAGACGTTGAGTTTGATGGATACATGAAAGACTGGAAAATTGAAGATGAAGAACTAAAAATATCAATAACAGAATAG
- the purL gene encoding phosphoribosylformylglycinamidine synthase subunit PurL, which produces MVLTDNELEYIEDVLGRKPNELELGMMDVMFSEHCSYKSSRPILKNFPTDGPDVILGPGDDAGIVSLTDEYALAIGMESHNHPSAVEPYGGAGTGIGGIVRDIISMGAKPVVLLDALRFGHMSDQRSKYIFDYVVKGISDYGNRIGVPTVGGEIEFDDNFQYNPMVNVVCAGLVKKDEIVYGSAPVVGDVYFLMGGTTGRDGIHGVTFASEELTSNSEIEDRPAVQVADPFTKKRVMEATYEILDTIDVHGVKDLGGGGLTCCLSEMADKGGNGSLIDLEKIPLREENMTPYEIMLSESQERMVFAISPDDVEKATKICEKNDLSCAVIGTIIDKREFIIEDNGEVICHAPNVLFTDAPIIERPAKAPEKDLDHVEIPETTNAQEDLIKLLKSENITSKKWVYSQYDHEVQLRTVVKPGDDAAVVKVDEDTSFTIGTDCNSTHVLLDPYDGAASAVLESINNSISMGGRPIALVDCLNFGNPEKPEVFWQFKEAVRGMSDVARKFITPFISGNVSFYNETEGVTVNPSPIVGTVGVVDNKNIKTMTLKNDGDIILLVGNTYDELDGSQYAKEVHATVAGFPPILRLDENYATSMAIRTIIENQSENITAVHDLSKGGLAVAIALMCINSNKGAFISLNNIPSKEDLTTTMQLFSESNSRFLITVKPEALSTIKDALTQLGIAHAEIGEVVPSDLTIKKDDDELIHLSVDDLVKYNTTTIEDQMT; this is translated from the coding sequence ATGGTTTTAACTGATAATGAACTTGAATATATAGAAGATGTATTAGGACGTAAACCTAATGAATTAGAACTTGGAATGATGGATGTAATGTTCTCAGAACACTGCTCATATAAAAGTAGTAGACCAATACTAAAAAACTTCCCAACAGATGGACCTGATGTAATACTAGGACCTGGAGATGATGCTGGAATTGTAAGTTTAACAGATGAATATGCACTTGCAATAGGAATGGAAAGCCACAACCACCCATCAGCAGTCGAACCATATGGAGGAGCAGGAACAGGAATTGGTGGAATAGTACGTGATATTATAAGTATGGGAGCAAAACCAGTAGTACTACTTGATGCACTAAGATTTGGACACATGTCAGATCAAAGATCTAAATACATATTTGATTATGTTGTAAAAGGAATCTCAGACTATGGAAATCGTATAGGAGTACCAACAGTTGGTGGAGAAATTGAATTTGATGATAACTTCCAATATAATCCAATGGTAAATGTTGTATGTGCAGGACTTGTAAAAAAAGATGAAATAGTATATGGATCAGCACCAGTAGTAGGAGATGTATACTTCCTTATGGGTGGAACCACAGGACGTGATGGAATACATGGTGTAACATTTGCATCAGAAGAACTAACAAGTAACTCAGAAATAGAAGATAGACCAGCTGTACAAGTAGCAGATCCATTTACAAAAAAACGTGTAATGGAAGCAACATATGAAATACTTGATACTATTGATGTACATGGAGTAAAAGATCTAGGTGGAGGAGGTCTAACATGCTGTTTATCTGAAATGGCAGATAAAGGCGGAAATGGATCACTTATTGATCTTGAAAAAATACCACTACGTGAAGAAAACATGACACCATATGAAATCATGCTATCAGAATCACAAGAACGTATGGTATTTGCAATATCACCAGATGATGTAGAAAAAGCAACTAAAATATGTGAGAAAAACGATCTTTCATGTGCTGTTATTGGTACAATTATAGATAAACGTGAATTTATAATAGAAGATAATGGTGAAGTAATTTGTCATGCACCAAATGTATTATTTACAGATGCTCCTATTATAGAACGTCCTGCAAAAGCACCTGAAAAAGATCTTGATCATGTAGAAATACCTGAAACAACTAATGCACAAGAAGATTTAATTAAATTACTTAAATCAGAAAATATTACAAGTAAAAAATGGGTTTACAGCCAGTATGATCATGAAGTACAACTAAGAACAGTAGTAAAACCAGGTGATGATGCAGCAGTAGTAAAAGTAGATGAAGATACATCATTTACAATTGGTACAGATTGTAATAGTACTCATGTACTACTTGACCCATATGATGGAGCAGCATCAGCAGTACTTGAAAGTATAAACAACTCAATTAGTATGGGAGGACGTCCTATAGCATTAGTTGATTGTCTAAACTTTGGAAATCCTGAAAAACCTGAAGTATTCTGGCAATTTAAAGAAGCAGTTCGTGGAATGAGTGATGTAGCACGTAAATTTATCACACCATTTATCAGTGGAAATGTAAGTTTCTACAATGAAACAGAAGGTGTAACAGTAAATCCATCACCAATTGTTGGAACAGTTGGAGTTGTAGATAATAAAAATATTAAAACTATGACACTTAAAAACGATGGAGATATAATTCTTCTTGTTGGAAATACATATGATGAACTTGATGGATCACAATATGCAAAAGAAGTACATGCAACAGTAGCAGGATTCCCACCTATACTAAGACTTGATGAAAACTATGCAACATCAATGGCAATACGTACAATAATTGAAAATCAATCAGAAAATATAACAGCAGTACATGATTTATCTAAAGGTGGACTTGCTGTTGCAATAGCATTAATGTGTATTAATAGTAATAAAGGAGCATTTATTAGTCTTAATAATATACCATCAAAAGAAGATCTTACAACAACAATGCAGCTATTTTCAGAATCTAACAGTAGATTCCTTATAACTGTTAAACCAGAAGCACTCTCAACAATTAAAGATGCTCTAACACAACTTGGTATTGCTCATGCTGAAATTGGAGAAGTTGTACCATCTGATCTTACAATTAAAAAAGATGATGATGAACTTATACATCTTAGTGTTGATGATCTCGTTAAATATAATACAACAACAATTGAAGATCAAATGACATAA
- a CDS encoding site-2 protease family protein codes for MNALYYYAIGFIIVYIIAFALRKKPYISFEGIVIMLKTDKLRGVIDRIAGISHGFWKKFTNILMPIGVFFIIVMVISVIYSLQLMYTQPTVSLILPGVDIPGSPLYIPFGTGLIALATVMIIHEGGHGVLARAENISIDSVGLLLLAVIPGAFVEPNQQEVEKANGISKLRVYFAGPMANIVLCVIAFVIMSGISGFMASENLYTSDGMEISSVVPSSPAEGVLKDGMIITSINNQTTNNYSSYIKALNNTHIGDRINITTNTGHYNLTLAESPSNSTKSYMGVRSGEHKIITPEAQKKYGTWLPSILPTLEELFSLIFLLNFAVGTFNLLPMKPLDGGLILEEILKTRIRDDRRKEFNDTLNHYTRHLPMSIRCFISRRFNSLLNFIANHPISDEKVAIIMRAISTFFIVILLMLIIYGTVPGILQML; via the coding sequence ATGAATGCATTATATTATTATGCTATTGGTTTTATCATTGTATACATAATTGCATTTGCACTACGCAAAAAGCCTTACATATCATTTGAAGGTATTGTTATAATGCTTAAAACTGATAAGCTACGTGGAGTTATAGATAGAATTGCTGGTATCTCACATGGCTTTTGGAAGAAGTTTACAAATATTTTAATGCCTATTGGTGTATTTTTCATAATTGTAATGGTAATTAGTGTTATTTATTCATTACAACTTATGTATACACAACCTACAGTTTCATTAATTTTACCTGGTGTTGATATTCCAGGATCTCCTCTTTATATTCCATTTGGTACAGGTCTTATTGCTCTTGCTACTGTTATGATTATACATGAGGGAGGTCATGGTGTTCTTGCTCGTGCTGAAAATATTAGTATTGATTCTGTTGGATTATTACTTTTAGCTGTTATTCCAGGAGCATTTGTTGAACCAAATCAACAGGAAGTTGAAAAGGCAAATGGTATAAGTAAGCTTCGTGTATACTTTGCAGGTCCTATGGCAAATATTGTATTATGTGTCATAGCTTTTGTTATTATGAGTGGTATTTCAGGATTTATGGCATCAGAAAACTTATATACATCAGATGGTATGGAAATATCAAGTGTAGTACCATCAAGTCCTGCTGAAGGAGTATTAAAAGATGGAATGATTATAACAAGTATTAATAATCAAACAACAAATAACTACTCATCCTATATAAAAGCACTTAATAATACACATATAGGTGATAGAATTAATATAACAACAAATACGGGACATTATAATCTAACATTAGCTGAAAGTCCATCAAATTCAACAAAGTCGTACATGGGAGTTCGTAGTGGAGAACATAAGATAATAACACCTGAAGCCCAAAAGAAATATGGAACATGGCTACCATCAATACTACCAACACTTGAAGAATTATTTTCATTAATTTTCCTACTAAACTTTGCTGTGGGAACATTCAACCTACTACCAATGAAACCACTTGATGGTGGATTAATACTTGAAGAAATACTAAAAACACGTATACGTGATGATAGACGAAAAGAATTTAATGACACACTAAATCATTACACACGACATTTACCAATGTCAATACGATGCTTTATAAGTAGACGATTTAATAGTCTATTAAACTTCATAGCTAATCATCCAATAAGTGATGAAAAAGTAGCAATCATAATGAGAGCAATATCAACATTCTTCATTGTAATACTACTAATGCTTATAATCTATGGAACAGTACCAGGAATACTACAAATGCTATAA
- the dcm gene encoding DNA (cytosine-5-)-methyltransferase produces MEKNIIKFVDLFAGLGGLRIGFESAFNDLGYKTQCVLTSEIKPHAIRALKENFNDEDIQGDICKIKSEKIPDFDFLLAGFPCQSFSVAGNQLGFNDTRGTLFFEVERILREKKPYGFILENVEGLITHDKIKKTDKIGRTLTIILNNLKNLGYKVTWKLLNSKDFGIPQSRKRIFIVGTKDKKINLDHFNSKQSVLSEILEENKPTKNTKFTRCILKHYKPEELYGKAIKDKRGGENNIHSWDIQIKGSVSQQQKELLEKMLRERRKKHWAEDIGIKWMDGMPLTKDQISTFYDSENLESMLIDLVKKGYLVKEYPKDLVKVKSKNGKEISKRCEDKSKPKGYNIVTGKLSFEFTKILDPNDIAPTLVATDISRVGVIDNKKIRNITIREGLRLFGFPEDYNLSMFKNDSKGITKAFDLLGNTVVIPVVYEVANKIALEL; encoded by the coding sequence ATGGAAAAAAATATTATAAAGTTTGTTGACTTATTTGCTGGATTAGGTGGTCTTAGAATTGGTTTTGAAAGTGCTTTTAATGATTTAGGATATAAAACACAGTGTGTCTTAACATCTGAAATTAAGCCTCATGCAATTAGAGCATTAAAAGAAAATTTTAATGATGAGGATATCCAAGGTGACATATGTAAAATAAAATCCGAAAAAATACCAGACTTTGATTTTTTACTTGCTGGATTTCCTTGTCAATCATTTAGTGTAGCTGGAAATCAATTAGGTTTTAATGATACAAGAGGAACATTATTTTTTGAAGTTGAAAGAATTCTACGTGAAAAAAAGCCCTATGGATTCATACTAGAAAATGTTGAAGGATTAATTACCCATGATAAAATAAAAAAAACAGACAAAATAGGTAGGACTTTAACAATAATATTAAATAATCTAAAAAATCTAGGATATAAAGTTACATGGAAGTTATTAAATAGTAAAGATTTTGGAATACCGCAATCAAGAAAAAGGATTTTCATAGTAGGGACAAAAGATAAAAAAATTAATTTAGATCATTTTAATAGTAAACAAAGTGTTTTATCTGAAATATTAGAAGAAAATAAACCAACAAAAAATACTAAGTTTACAAGATGTATATTAAAACATTATAAACCTGAAGAATTATATGGAAAAGCTATTAAAGATAAAAGAGGCGGAGAAAATAATATTCATAGTTGGGATATTCAAATAAAAGGAAGCGTATCTCAACAACAAAAAGAGTTACTTGAAAAAATGCTACGTGAAAGAAGAAAAAAACACTGGGCTGAAGATATTGGAATTAAATGGATGGATGGAATGCCTTTAACAAAAGATCAAATTTCTACATTTTATGATTCTGAAAATCTTGAAAGTATGCTTATTGACCTTGTTAAGAAAGGTTATCTTGTTAAAGAATATCCAAAGGATTTAGTTAAAGTAAAATCTAAAAATGGAAAAGAAATAAGTAAACGATGTGAAGATAAAAGTAAACCTAAAGGATATAATATTGTTACTGGAAAATTAAGCTTTGAATTTACAAAAATTCTTGATCCTAATGATATTGCTCCTACACTTGTTGCAACAGACATATCAAGAGTAGGTGTTATTGATAATAAAAAAATAAGAAATATTACAATTAGAGAAGGTCTACGTTTATTTGGATTTCCAGAAGATTATAACTTATCAATGTTTAAAAATGATAGTAAAGGAATTACAAAGGCTTTTGACTTACTTGGTAATACCGTTGTTATTCCTGTTGTATATGAAGTAGCAAATAAAATAGCTTTAGAATTATAA
- a CDS encoding NgoBV family restriction endonuclease, with protein sequence MLKTNYLIFGYTMNDGLISIQKIWLKEIWEITGTSKKYPLKLQVKQNKIYNIRPNSNFKYDKECVFKNETDFLKALLKTIKLEKGEKVAQKWKEEFYNNYEKYYHKNIIF encoded by the coding sequence ATCTTAAAAACGAATTATCTAATCTTTGGTTATACAATGAATGATGGACTAATATCTATTCAAAAAATATGGCTTAAAGAAATTTGGGAAATTACAGGAACTTCTAAAAAATATCCTTTAAAACTTCAAGTAAAACAAAATAAAATATATAATATAAGACCAAATTCTAACTTTAAATATGATAAAGAATGTGTCTTTAAAAACGAAACTGATTTTCTAAAAGCTCTACTTAAAACTATTAAATTAGAAAAAGGTGAAAAAGTAGCACAAAAATGGAAAGAAGAATTTTATAATAATTATGAGAAATATTATCATAAAAATATTATTTTTTAA
- a CDS encoding cobalt-precorrin-7 (C(5))-methyltransferase, with the protein MTKKMNIVGIGPGDREYLTIGALETIENSDVLVGSKRSLEPFDYLDAQMVVLEPRDIPKTVKKAVSYLDDGFNVTILSTGDPGFSGMLKTMQKLSPKTKLNVIPGISSIQLASAKLQIPWDDANLITIHGGRAPTEKLLKELDENKKNIVLPNRHISELAEYLIDHGYSPEHEIIICEKLSYPDEQIVHVTLGEARQMEFGYMCIVVI; encoded by the coding sequence ATGACTAAAAAAATGAACATAGTAGGAATAGGACCAGGAGATCGTGAATATCTAACAATAGGAGCACTTGAAACAATAGAAAACTCAGATGTACTAGTAGGAAGTAAAAGATCACTAGAACCATTTGATTATCTTGATGCACAAATGGTAGTACTTGAACCACGAGACATTCCAAAAACAGTGAAAAAAGCAGTATCATACTTAGATGATGGATTTAATGTAACAATACTTTCAACAGGAGATCCAGGATTTTCAGGAATGCTTAAAACAATGCAGAAACTATCACCAAAAACAAAACTTAATGTAATACCAGGTATAAGTTCAATACAATTAGCATCAGCAAAACTACAAATACCATGGGATGATGCAAATCTCATAACAATACATGGAGGACGAGCACCAACAGAGAAACTACTCAAAGAACTTGATGAAAATAAGAAAAACATAGTACTACCAAATAGACATATAAGTGAACTTGCAGAATATCTTATTGATCATGGATATAGTCCAGAACATGAAATAATAATCTGTGAAAAACTAAGTTATCCTGATGAACAAATAGTACATGTAACACTAGGTGAAGCTAGACAAATGGAATTTGGTTACATGTGTATTGTAGTAATATAA
- a CDS encoding ATP-binding protein, which produces MVVYTVTTACEGCGHGPCLDACQFDAITEGNPYKINPEKCTGCGACAKVCPVEAIVEVQSSIDPEAEKLSEKYVDEVVQLDD; this is translated from the coding sequence ATGGTAGTTTATACCGTAACAACAGCATGTGAAGGCTGTGGACATGGACCATGTCTTGATGCATGTCAATTTGATGCAATAACAGAAGGAAATCCATACAAAATCAATCCAGAAAAATGTACAGGTTGTGGAGCTTGTGCTAAAGTATGTCCGGTAGAAGCAATAGTTGAAGTTCAATCAAGTATAGATCCAGAAGCTGAAAAATTATCAGAAAAATACGTAGATGAAGTAGTGCAACTTGATGATTAA
- a CDS encoding DUF362 domain-containing protein gives MVVYTITTACEGCEHGPCLDACQFDAITKGNPYKINPEICTGCGACVKVCPVDAIVPIQESINSEAQKYAEKYVDEVVQLDD, from the coding sequence ATGGTAGTATATACAATTACCACAGCATGTGAAGGATGTGAACATGGACCATGTCTAGATGCATGTCAATTTGATGCAATAACAAAAGGAAATCCATACAAAATCAATCCGGAAATATGTACAGGTTGCGGAGCTTGTGTAAAAGTATGTCCGGTAGATGCAATTGTACCAATACAAGAAAGTATTAATTCAGAAGCACAAAAATATGCAGAAAAATACGTAGATGAAGTAGTACAACTTGACGACTAA